The Megalobrama amblycephala isolate DHTTF-2021 linkage group LG16, ASM1881202v1, whole genome shotgun sequence genome includes the window TAACACGAATCACGTTacatttatcactaaaataacacagttttAGGATAATTGGATATGCTGTAGTGTACATACCTCTGACTGTTAATCGAAATGTAACATGTCCTTCTCTTTAGCGACCCCAGTGGACGTTTTTGTTTCAGAACTATAGCAATACGTACCTGGTGGTACATATTTGTGGCGCTGCAAAAAAGTGCGCAGAGGTACGTATTTcctatgagaccaggttggtttttttactgtatttttaattaaataaatgtagccttggtgagcagacaaaacttcttttaaaaacattaaaaatcttagtggttccaaacttttggactgtactgtatatgtatatgtatatatatatatatatatatatagatagatagatagatagatagatagatagatagatagataaaactcAATGTGCAGAAGATATAAACACTCCAACAATTATAGTCTTTAATGTCAGTTTTAAACGACCCATTAAATATTAACACATCTTCAAAACAGGACGAGTTAAATGGTAGCGGAAGTCACCATAAAATGTACAAGTGAAATTTCTGACCACAGTTTCCTAAATGTTTCAAATTCAGATCAGCATTTGCAACCCTGCAGCTTCTCAAATGCTTCTTTTTCCTACACAAAACTGTAAGAATAAAGAGCAAGACTGAATTATAAATAGGTTATAATGAACGTCATTCAACTTTCCAGAATGAATTGTAAAAGACTTACTGTGCAATGATTATGCCTAAAACTTGGTTATGGTGCAAGTCATGGTTGTGAACatgaaacacattttttttttaaataaataatctgcGAAACCTATGAACACATTCCCACAAAAACGACATATATCTAAATTTAACTGACATCTCAGTTTTGTTTAAATAGCTGGAGGAGGAGCTGAATCTGATGCTGACGCCCTAAACTTTACTATGTTTTAAAGTTTCACAACTGAAACACTCCTCAATCATCATCATTGACTGGACAGCAGACCTGAGAAATTCTCTTTATTGAATAGTGACAACAGAGAATccagtgatattttttttaacagtatgAAAATTCAGCAGATTTCATTGGACTTTGTACTGACGTTTGCATGATTTTCTGTTTCTAGAGTATAGACAAGGTAAGGACACTGTTCAGTTCtgttgacattttaaaaaattatggtAACCTTAATCcacatgtaatttattaaaaatgggTTAACAGTTTCTCATGGAATATtgtttaagatttttaaaatatatcccTGAGAGCAACATTGTGTCAGCCCATATCTGGTCtgcgtgtaatccacatgtaccagatgttcgccggatctgggccacactatgttgctgtctgggataCTACACAGTAAATTCCCTGGTGGTCTAAATTAAGTgtattttacttaagtaaaattatctgtcagtgtggtaataaaaacAACCTTAATGTAaacggaaaacaagattattttgaGTGTCTATTACTAAAtgcaaatttacagtagctccgcccaccaatgtcacacaaggttaaaaacaacacatgtGATTAATGACTTCAGTGGAGTAAGCAGTAGCGTGTTGGGTGTGGAAAACTAACTTGTGCCGCGATTGACTGGGTGgaaatccgccttttgccgagctcaCTCTTCTCCCTCttcccatcacatatcacatcagaaaggcatttatttttcagGAAGTAAAGTGCCTAACGAgggtttaataaaaataaaagtatttataatttgaataaatataatcagtgaatgaaaatgaatagtACTTAACATGAATAGAACTTGACATTCTGCCAGTTTTTGTTGGGTGCTGCTGTCATGCTGAATCGTAATATTGGAGCTCCATTGATCATAGCTTTTCATAGTCGTGGTGCACAAGCTTAACACAgagtcaacctactcagagttgattgaactaactcaattcagctgttctgaaacagaaaggtcagagtttcccatctcagtgtaagtcaactcagagttcaagttttaactcagagttggttgaacctccttattgaaatGGGCCCCTGATGATAACGATCACAATcgctgaagaaaagagaaaaaacaataactaCATCTGACATCTaaccacagccttagatgaaaccaactgaaaagaaaaagcagactgactttatttctgtcatttgtctacagttctttttgagaattaacaggtttagatgttaatgttttattgaaactgaccattatggtgatcagtgtttcatttagttgggCACTGTAACTTGGTTTTTATGTTAAGTTTGTGGTCTTTGTAACAATGTTTACAGAAGCACATCATTTGTTATAAAAGAGACCACAAACAAGAGCAATTGGGTGATATGGTTTACACCATCAAGAAGAATGATGTTTTgagatttcatttttaaacattttgtggGGGGAAAATAGACACACCCACTACACTCAGAGTGAAAGACATGCCGGCACCATCATGGAAGTTTCCATCAaacaaatttttattatttaaaattaaaaaactaTCAAATTGACTGACTCAGcactgacttaaaaaaaaaataaaaataaaaaaatggcaaaTTGTTTAGTGTATAAAACCCAGCATACAGTATGTTCTGTCCAATATTTACATCAGAGCTGGGTtgtcaaataaacaaaattgtgttgtttttaacccagcattttttagagtgtagagaGAAGAGCGGCACTATGGATGCCAtttcttttcaacaggtcaggtctgccccaaaaacttttccatttgaAAAGTCTATGAACCCTATATTATTTTGTGGACACCATTTAGAcatccagccattgagtgatgacaGTCTGCTAAGTATTTCATCACTCCAGCAAaaggaagagggccagagcaAATTACAGGGTCTGACATCGTACTTGCGAGTTCCCACATGtcgttaatgttaattttagtgatctctgACTGGTGAAGTTGGACATCATTGGTGCCGACATGAATAATAATCTTAAAGTAAAAGGTTAGAGGTTAAAGTCAAAGGTCAACATATCAGTAAATGTCACGCTAATATGATTATTATTCAAAACATTCTGCCACTTCTAtaattttaaaactgttttatgtTGGAAACAGTTTAATTGTGCAACATATTGGAGTAATAGATTTAGTCTTTATGAAATGCTGTTGTACTTCTGGTTTTCTTTCAGCATCTGTTCTTCTATATCAACTATTTCATTTGGGAATTTGGCTAAATCAAGATGCTGCTGATTACTGAAGCTCTTCTTCTCATTTTTGCTGCTTTAGGACAGGTAAGCTTGTGTTCTAGTATAATTAGTACAGACATGAATACTGATGATGTGATCATTATGATTTCTGTTGCTGTAGGATCACAGAGGATCTGCAGGACAGATATTTTCATTGGATATGGCACCAAATTCTGTTGATGATCAGTATAAGGGTTGTATAGAGAACATGAAACACCTGGTGGAGACAAAACTTCTAGAGAAAGAAAAATCTCAGTCTGAACATGAATTTGCAAAACTTTGGGAAGAGGGTGTCCATGAAGCCAAAACACCAGAAGATAACTTGTCAAAAAATCATTCAGTTGCTGTTTATGTTTACACACATTcaagtccactgtatgaatttTTCAATAATGATGTTCGTAGTcagaaacaaaaatacaaagacaAGACATTTAAATGGTATTCGCTTCACTTTCTGTTAACAAATGCGATACAGAttctgaagaaaacacaaaatagATGCTATTTCACGTATCGTGGTACTACAGAGGAATTTGATAAGAATGTTTTGAACAAAGAGGTTCGTTTTGGATCATTTACATCCTCCTCTTTATATCAAAGTGTAGCACAACGTTTTGGAACTAAAtcttgttttaaaatcttcaCTTGTGAAGGTGCTGATGTGTCACATTACTCTATATTTCTTTCTGAGAAAGAGGTGCTGATTCCTCCATATGAGAGGTTCAAAGTCATTGCTGTCAACACGAGAAAAGGTCAGAAGGATCTCTGGTGTGACACTGTGTTCATATTGCACAGCTCTGGAACAAGAAGTGACCTGAACTGTGCAGTGGCATCCATGGATATCAGTACCAATGCTCCttcaattaattttattatttggtTTTCTGTTATTAtaactactattattatttgttatgtaatgtatattttaattaagAAGTGCTATGGTATGGACACTGTTAGACCTTACCAGGCTTTTAATTATTAACTGTAATCTGCAGTGCTGTAAAGGTCCCACACAGATAGACTGCCATAAATTGTCAGACtgattccacaaaaatattttaaataaagagattttcactgcatcagcaactgcAGTCACCACCcgttaaataaagcaacatgcagcatatCATCAATGTTTTTGGGTCATCTCTTCTCCTGAACTGAAGCACAAGGGTGACCCAAAAAACTCAATTTTACATGAAACTACCAGCAAATGTTTCCAGTATAtcattgggttttttttttttttttttttactcacagtttattactattaaaatacatttcgtgagtgtgtttttttttttttttttatcttgcaCCTTTAACCCTTTCAACCTCACAGGTAAGTCATGCAGTGTCCACACTACAAAGAGTAAAAGTAACATTGACATGCTGCAGTGAGATAACTAAGTGAATAtgtaagtgatgattgagcattaatgatgaacacttgatgttaacaagcagaatctatctgtctatctattcaaaataagtacaatattaatttttttttacgttctacatttttaaaatatattggtTTCATTGGACAAACATATATAACAAATACTACTTAATGGAATTATGATTTAACACAAAAATAAgttgatatttttaatgtgtggattaattaaaataatttaattaaatcggATTTCAGGAATGAATGAGCTGTTTAAATTGTGCATTTTAACAGAAAATAGGCCTAATTCAATCTTGTGCACAATACATTAAATACAGTTGgatgtaatttatttcatttattaattaagTTGCATTTTCTGtatccttttattttttgtacTGACAGTGTTTAATTAAATCTGAGTTATTTATATGTGAGAGAGTCAGTGGTAATGCAttcctattggtcagtgttagaAGAATCAGCTTATCTTGACCGTTAGCCTGCCCTGGATCAGGATAGTTTCCCAGCATAAGTTGCTGGACTGAGCTTGATTTATGTTAAATTTGCTTTATGAAAGCAAATCATTTGACAATGAGTCAGACTAACTGAAATAAGCCTGGCTTATTTGGTCAGCTTGACTTATTTCTCCTTTCTGTCTGCCATTCATAAAGTAAAGTTTAGATTGCTGGAActcaaaaagtaaaaatggATTCACTAAATGTATCTGTTGAAGAACTTTGAGTTTCTCGCTGTGTAAACTGCCTATCTCCTCTGACAAGAAACAACAAAGGCTGAATCCCCAATTGTACCCGACCCttgattttctcctttaatgttttctttgtgtttaagtTACTCTTATAAGGACTTCCGTCCTGTATTGAGCTCATCATACCATGATACATGCATACATgcacaaattatatatatatatatatatatatatatatatatatatatatatatatatattcaaatttcACAAGTCACATTCCAGGGCTAAagatcatgttatttggggtcgcttcaacccgcagacttggcaacaatgTTGCCTCAGATGCCACGTTGTGTGTTTTTGGGGGCAGGAATTTAATCCCATAGTTGTGGATGCAGCATGCATTgatataatgttatattatagtTACAATGACTTTTTATTCAGATTTATTTCTGTCAAATTAGTGACTGTATTGTTATTGATAGCCATGTTATGTTCTTATAAATACTTTGTGTGAGTAATAATAGTTACTAATCTCTATAAATGCATCATTGttggctttaagtaaagtgaaaacataaataaaatgttaagtcACGAATATGTactcattttacattttaagttgCTTAATTGTGAATGTAACTAATGAACAACAATtcctgtaataaaaaaataaatcattaatacaaacagttgaagaaaaaaagtatctTTTTTACATGTTAGCAAAACACTGCAACAATATATCTTACtattctataaatatattttaattaatactaTAATTAATACTCATTAATACtataaataagtataaatatGGCTATAAATCATTATAAGCATGGTCTTCAtagaaagtgttaccaaatgccTTAAGTGATAACATATTTGATGTGTTATGCCTATGGCTATTTAAggtttttctagtgataaagtacCTATAGcagtttaattcataaaaatgaaaattaaaataaaattaaaataaatcaaaaactaaatccataaaatgatctaatgatagaatgatagttCTATACAGAACCTTTTTCCTAGCAATGAAGAACACCAAaggtcctgaaaagtgaagccgcgggctctttgatcgccccctggtggctggatgcaggaGGTCATAAACCTCGTCCTCTCAATGCAAACGAACGAGACTTGagtcaaaacataaaaataaattatgcttcaaataaaattttccgaaagatggttttggtcatttaaggtagttgttatcatgctgatatatattcaatagtTCGTTTTTGttataagtttgattttagctcaatcaatcaatcaatcaaactttatttctatagcaccTTCTAACAGCCAaagctgaccaaagtgctgtacaacattaaaacaaaataaataataacaagataataaaacaagataaataaagtaataagaaaaataacaagTAATAATACAAATAGGTCAACAGAGCACAttacaacattaaaataaagagaAGCATCACAGGGCCACTAAGTGTTAAAAGCCATTCTAAATAAGTGGGTTTTAAGTTTGGCTTTGAACAAAGGCAGGTCAGTGATGGAACGTAAGTCAATGGGCAGAGCGTTCCAGAGTTTTGGACCGGCCACTGCAAAAGAACGGTCGCCCCACTGTTTGCACCATGACCGGGGGACCTTCAGCAGATGTTGCCCAGCAGATCGTAGAGCTCTGCTGGGTCTGTGAGGACTCAAAATCTCACACAAATAGGAAGGTGCAAGGCCATTGACTGCAtgtcaaaattttaaaatgaattctgAACTGGACAGGGAGCCAGTGCAGAGAGTATAAGACAGGTGTGATGTGCTCGTGTTTCCGGCTGTTAGTGAGCAGGCGGGCCGCAGTATTTTGCACTAGCTGCAAACGGTGAAGACCAGCCTGATTAACTCCCACATAGAGCACATTACAGTAGTCTATGCGGGAACTAACAAAAGCATGGATAGCTTTCTCCAGGTCACAACGGCTCAAGAAGGGTTTAACCTTTGCTAGGAAGCGGAGCTGAAAGAAGCTTGCCCTGACCACCGAATCAATTTGCTTATCAAATTTTAGACTGCTGTCTAATTTCACCCCCAAATTTTTCACAACGTGGTTAAAATGGGGGGTCAATGCAACAGGACCTGGAGCTAAAACACTGGGTAGGTTGGATGTGCCAAAAACAATACATTCTGTTTTGTCCTCATTCAAACAGAGAAAGTTCTGAGACAGCCATACTTTGATGTCGCCCAAACATCTGTTTATGGACTCAAGACTCTCAGAAGAATTGGGGACAACCGGCAGATAGATTTGTAAATCATCTGCATACAGGTGGAAGGACACATTGTGATTTGAAATAATTGAACCCAaaggtagcatgtacagagagAATAGAACAGGGCCCAAGATGGATCCCTGTGGCACACCAGAGGTCATAGGGGCTGAAGACGAGGAGATGTCATCAATCATAACAGAGAATGTCCTATCTGTTAAATATGACCTAAACCACTGCAGCACAGTTCCCTGAAGGCCATCCTGTTGGGCCAGACATCTCAGAAGGACTGAATGGTCCACGGTGTCAAACACTGCAGTAAGGTCCAACATTACCAGCAACACCGGCTTTTTCGCATCAAGGGACAAGAGAATGTCCTTCTGTACTTTCAGCAGAGCGGATTCGGTGCGGTGTCGTGTTCTAAAACCAGACTGGAATTTTTCAAAGATTTGATTGTTTTCTAGAAAAGAGTGTAACTGAATGAAGACTATCTATTTAAAAACCTTGAACAGGAAAGGCAAATGAGACACCAGTCTAAAATTTGACAGGACAGCAGGATCAAGATTgggtttttttttagaaaaggcCTGACCACAGCGTGCTTGAATGCAGTTGGTACAGAACCTAAGCTGAGGCAGCTGTTTATGAATGAGAGGAGACATGGCCCCACTGTGTTAAAAACCTGTTTAAGCACCTTGGAAGGAATAGTGTCCATAGGACACTAGTCGGTCTCAACCCCTGGACCACCTCAGCGAGGAGAGACAACAACACTGGctcaaacacattaaacacCGAGAGTGCAGAAGAAGAGCACAAGTCAAAACTGTTAGGCATATTGTTAATGCTCTGTTTAACGGAGGCTACATTGTCAACAAAATAATGAAGAAAATCATCACAGGTTTACTTTGTCACATGCTGCAGAACATTACTAGATGGATTAGTAAGAGTCTGAATTGTACTAAATAGCACTCTAGGGCGATTACAGCTTGTGGAAATAAcatttgacaaatactgacatttAGTTGCTTTAACAGCATTTTGATACTCAGTGAGACTGTCCCTCAATATACCCAGTGATACATGTAACTTGTCCTTCTTCCACTTGCGCTCAGTCTGTCTGGACTGCCGCCTGAGGGCGCGGGTGGTGTCATTAAGCCAGGCGTCTGGTTTAGTCCTGACAGATACGCACCTGAAAGGAGCAATGTTGTTAAGAATCTCTGAGCAGGTGTAATGGAAGGAGGAGATGAAGTCCTCTGGGAACAGAGGAGAGCCAATGATGTCCTGGGAATAAAGAGTGGTGTTCATGAAGGCAGCAGCAAATTCTCCAGCTGTGGTGGATGTGATGGCGCGGCGGCGACCAGCTGGAATGAGAGATTTGGCTGCAGGGAGAGGGACTTTAAATTCAAATATAACAGGGAGGTGGTCTGAAATGCAAGTGTCACTTATTtcttttagctagcaatttggtgCTATAGAAACGGGGCATGTCATCATGATTGACAGTCGTGATTGCcagcttctctgaggactgtcggggcttcgaggggagattgaagataaataaataactattaattttcgatttctgtgttattttgCATACTGAAAAAATGAGTTGTTGTCAGCAGTTGTcagctggatttgcacaaaggcttttactgaaagatgaagcagcagctgcaccagtttgtttttattgccgttttcggagcttgtggcgactacagagaccgcgttttttttttttttttttttaaagtgtgttcaggggacaggcagctagcagatagtgaggagatgtttgctgtatgtgacaaaaaatgttttggcctaaaaacacaataaaaactacctggtgcagcctggaccacaaaaca containing:
- the LOC125249086 gene encoding NAD(P)(+)--arginine ADP-ribosyltransferase 2-like; protein product: MLLITEALLLIFAALGQDHRGSAGQIFSLDMAPNSVDDQYKGCIENMKHLVETKLLEKEKSQSEHEFAKLWEEGVHEAKTPEDNLSKNHSVAVYVYTHSSPLYEFFNNDVRSQKQKYKDKTFKWYSLHFLLTNAIQILKKTQNRCYFTYRGTTEEFDKNVLNKEVRFGSFTSSSLYQSVAQRFGTKSCFKIFTCEGADVSHYSIFLSEKEVLIPPYERFKVIAVNTRKGQKDLWCDTVFILHSSGTRSDLNCAVASMDISTNAPSINFIIWFSVIITTIIICYVMYILIKKCYGMDTVRPYQAFNY